A window of the Phragmites australis chromosome 20, lpPhrAust1.1, whole genome shotgun sequence genome harbors these coding sequences:
- the LOC133902228 gene encoding long chain acyl-CoA synthetase 8, which translates to MAEITDNNSNMSILQRIATSDMALLKEYGLHGVIGALLLAIVIPVVLSSIFGKNAKKRAVQADVGGEVGLAMRNSRFSSLVQVPWEGATTMAALFEMASKKYSRQKCLGTRKLINREFVESADGRKFEKLHLGEYEWDTYGEAFNRACNFASGLIKMGHKQNSHVAIFSDTRAEWIIAAQGCFRQNLTVVTIYASLGEDALVHSLNETQVSTLICDSKQLKKLPALSSKLQIIEHIIYIEDEPVEAETLNQMKHWKTLSFTEVEELGKTSHIDARLPSSADTAVIMYTSGSTGLPKGVMITHGNMVATTAAVMTIVPKLGMEDVYLAYLPLAHVFELAAETVMLASGTAIGYGSPLTMTDTSNKIKKGTKGDVSVLKPTLMVSVPAILDRIRDAVFKKVGEKGGLTKKLFDFAYNRNLAAIEGSWFGSWAPERMMWDSLIFRPIRSMLGGRIRFVLCGGAPLSSDTQRFMNICLGVPVGQGYGLTETCAGAAFSEWDDTSVGRVGPPLPCCYVKLVSWEEGGYRISDSPMPRGEVVVGGYSITKGYFNNEAKTNEVYKVDEGGIRWFYTGDIGQFHPDGCLEIIDRKKDIVKLQHGEYVSLGKVESALTTSNYVDNIMVYADPFHNYCVALVVPAHQALQKWAQNSGINYKNFEELCQNDQATKEVQQSLSKVAKAARLEKFEIPVKILLLPEPWTPESGLVTAALKLKREQIKTKFKDDLNKLYH; encoded by the exons ATGGCAGAAATTACTGACAATAATTCAAACATGTCCATTCTACAAAGAATTGCTACAAGTGACATGGCACTGCTGAAGGAGTATGGTTTGCATGGTGTTATTGGTGCTCTACTACTTGCTATAGTTATTCCCGTTGTCCTATCATCAATATTCGgcaaaaatgcaaagaaaagagCAGTTCAAGCTGATGTGGGTGGTGAGGTAGGACTTGCCATGAGAAACAGTAGATTTTCGTCTTTAGTTCAAGTTCCATGGGAGGGTGCCACCACAATGGCAGCTCTATTCGAGATGGCTAGCAAAAAATACTCTCGACAAAAGTGCCTTGGCACAAGAAAGCTAATTAATAGGGAATTTGTAGAATCTGCTGATGGTCGGAAGTTTGAGAAATTGCATCTTGGTGAATATGAATGGGATACCTATGGAGAAGCATTTAATCGTGCATGTAATTTTGCTTCTGGGCTCATCAAGATGGGCCACAAACAAAACAGTCATGTTGCGATTTTCTCTGATACAAGAGCTGAGTGGATCATTGCTGCTCAG GGATGCTTTCGGCAAAATTTGACTGTTGTAACAATCTATGCATCTCTTGGCGAGGATGCACTGGTGCACTCACTAAATGAG ACACAGGTTTCAACTCTGATTTGTGATTCGAAGCAACTTAAGAAGCTACCTGCACTCAGCTCCAAGTTGCAGATTATTGAGCATATTATCTATATTGAGGATGAGCCTGTCGAGGCTGAGACACTGAATCAAATGAAGCATTGGAAAACATTATCTTTCACTGAAGTAGAGGAGTTGGGCAAAACATCACATATAGATGCAAGATTACCTTCAAGTGCTGATACTGCAGTCATTATGTATACAAGCGGAAGTACTGGTCTCCCCAAG GGTGTAATGATTACGCATGGCAATATGGTGGCCACAACTGCAGCAGTCATGACAATCGTCCCAAAACTCGGCATGGAAGATGTTTATCTGGCTTACCTTCCATTGGCTCATGTCTTTGAACTAGCAGCAGAG ACTGTCATGCTAGCTTCTGGTACTGCTATTGGATATggttcacctctgactatgactGATACATCAAATAAGATAAAGAAGGGGACAAAAGGAGATGTTTCTGTACTGAAACCTACTCTTATGGTTTCAGTTCCTGCAATTTTGGATCGCATTAGAGATGCAGTGTTTAAGAAG GTTGGTGAGAAGGGTGGCCTGACAAAAAAGCTATTTGATTTTGCATATAACCGAAATCTTGCAGCAATTGAAGGGAGTTGGTTTGGATCTTGGGCACCAGAGAGAATGATGTGGGATAGCCTTATTTTTAGACCAATACGGTCCATGCTTGGAGGACGCATAAGATTTGTTCTTTGTGGTGGTGCACCTCTATCAAGTGACACACAAAGATTTATGAATATATGTCTAGG TGTCCCAGTAGGTCAAGGCTATGGATTGACTGAGACTTGTGCGGGAGCAGCTTTCTCTGAATGGGATGACACAAGTGTGGGTCGTGTTGGTCCACCCCTTCCTTGTTgctatgtcaag CTTGTTTCATGGGAAGAAGGTGGCTATAGGATTTCTGATTCTCCAATGCCGAGAGGAGAGGTTGTGGTTGGTGGATACAGTATAACAAAAGGTTATTTCAACAATGAAGCCAAAACAAATGAGGTGTACAAG GTCGATGAGGGGGGCATACGCTGGTTTTATACTGGTGATATTGGCCAGTTCCATCCTGATGGATGCCTTGAGATTATTGATAGGAAAAAGGATATAGTAAAACTTCAGCATGGAGAATATGTTTCTCTTGGCAAG GTTGAATCGGCTCTGACAACAAGCAATTACGTGGATAACATCATGGTTTATGCTGATCCATTTCATAATTATTGTGTCGCACTGGTAGTTCCGGCGCACCAGGCCCTACAGAAGTGGGCTCAAAATTCAGGGATAAACTACAAAAACTTTGAGGAGCTGTGCCAAAATGATCAAGCGACAAAGGAGGTTCAGCAATCTCTATCAAAG GTCGCAAAAGCAGCGAGGCTTGAGAAATTTGAGATACCAGTGAAGATTTTGTTGCTGCCTGAACCATGGACCCCAGAGTCTGGGCTGGTGACGGCTGCGCTTAAACTGAAGAGGGAGCAAATAAAGACCAAATTCAAAGATGATCTGAACAAGCTCTATCACTGA